One genomic region from Listeria monocytogenes encodes:
- the rodA gene encoding rod shape-determining protein RodA, with translation MNQQNKLAGRIDYGIVLSMMLLMIISLVSIYSAQLTNNQYDANFVVKQAMWFVVSTFAIIVVMQLDYDRLTKWAYYFYGLGLFLLVFVLLFGKEVKGAKSWIVIPFLGNIQPSEVVKVILIVVLAKVIWDHNRTYKIHRFSYDAWLLLKIGLFTLMPLILIMLQPDLGTALVFIAIMSGMILISGITWKIIVPLFGSIAAIGTALIWMVIYHQNWLTSLGFKPYQFERITTWINPENDPQGGGYQVLRAMTAIGSGQISGNGAGYDAIAIPENHNDFIFTIVAGDYGFIGASILLAIYFLLIYQIIRVALDVGVPFYSYICTGVVMMLMFHVLENVGMNIGLLPITGIPLPFISYGGSALLGNMMAVGLVLGIRFNFKKSMFEVKEENHAS, from the coding sequence ATGAATCAACAAAATAAACTAGCTGGACGCATTGATTACGGGATTGTCCTATCAATGATGTTACTCATGATAATCAGTTTGGTGTCCATTTATAGTGCGCAATTAACAAATAATCAATATGATGCTAACTTTGTGGTCAAACAAGCCATGTGGTTTGTAGTGTCGACATTTGCAATTATTGTCGTGATGCAACTAGATTATGATCGTCTGACGAAATGGGCTTATTACTTTTACGGACTAGGTCTATTTTTACTCGTATTTGTATTGCTTTTTGGGAAAGAAGTAAAAGGAGCAAAGAGCTGGATTGTTATTCCGTTCTTAGGGAACATTCAGCCATCTGAAGTTGTTAAGGTTATCTTAATTGTCGTTTTAGCAAAAGTAATTTGGGATCATAACCGAACGTATAAGATCCACCGTTTTAGTTATGATGCTTGGTTACTTTTAAAGATTGGCTTATTTACATTAATGCCGCTTATTCTTATTATGCTGCAACCCGATTTAGGGACTGCCCTTGTATTTATCGCTATCATGTCGGGTATGATTCTTATTTCTGGAATTACTTGGAAAATTATCGTACCGCTGTTTGGTTCGATCGCGGCAATTGGAACGGCGCTTATTTGGATGGTTATTTATCATCAAAATTGGCTGACAAGTCTTGGCTTTAAACCGTATCAATTTGAGCGGATTACGACGTGGATCAATCCGGAAAATGATCCTCAAGGCGGAGGCTATCAAGTGCTGCGAGCGATGACGGCAATTGGTTCAGGACAGATTTCTGGGAACGGCGCGGGATATGATGCCATTGCAATTCCAGAAAATCACAATGACTTTATTTTTACGATTGTAGCCGGAGATTATGGCTTTATTGGAGCTAGTATTTTATTAGCAATTTATTTCTTATTAATTTATCAAATTATTCGTGTGGCGCTGGATGTTGGCGTACCGTTTTACTCTTACATTTGTACGGGGGTTGTAATGATGTTAATGTTCCACGTACTAGAAAATGTGGGGATGAATATCGGCTTACTACCAATTACAGGTATTCCGCTTCCGTTTATTAGTTACGGTGGTAGTGCCCTGCTCGGGAACATGATGGCGGTCGGGCTAGTTCTCGGGATAAGGTTTAACTTTAAGAAATCGATGTTTGAAGTGAAAGAAGAAAATCACGCATCTTAA
- a CDS encoding cation diffusion facilitator family transporter, protein MNHSNLTILSVCSNFVIVVLKLIVGFFTGSVAVISEGIHSSMDLFASIITFFSIRISNQPADEDHPYGHGKAENIAGTIETLLIFVAGIWIIVESVNKLVNPHEIRFPALGIMVMLFGAIVNIIVSRIIKKAADEANSVAMKSNALHLYTDVFTSLGIALSLFLVYITGWLWLDPVIAILTAFYIMYEAYKLLKESFPPLMDKRLSADEEEAIKQIILAHKTRFIEFHDFRSRRAGAEEYIDFHLVVSSSMTIESAHSLCDEIEAEIMNFYAKAEVLIHLEPEEERVLTRI, encoded by the coding sequence ATGAACCATTCTAATCTTACTATTTTATCTGTTTGTAGTAATTTTGTTATTGTTGTACTTAAATTGATTGTCGGCTTTTTTACAGGTTCCGTGGCAGTGATTTCGGAAGGGATTCACTCGTCCATGGACTTATTTGCGTCAATCATAACTTTCTTCTCAATTCGGATTTCTAATCAACCGGCCGATGAAGACCATCCATATGGACATGGAAAAGCAGAGAATATTGCGGGAACCATTGAAACTTTACTTATATTTGTAGCGGGGATTTGGATCATTGTGGAATCAGTTAATAAACTTGTAAATCCTCACGAAATTCGTTTTCCAGCGCTTGGTATTATGGTAATGCTTTTTGGAGCTATCGTGAATATTATCGTGTCTCGTATCATCAAAAAAGCGGCTGATGAAGCTAATTCAGTTGCGATGAAATCCAATGCATTACATTTATATACAGACGTGTTCACATCGCTTGGGATTGCGCTTAGTTTGTTCCTTGTATACATAACCGGCTGGCTTTGGTTAGATCCTGTCATCGCAATTCTAACGGCGTTTTATATCATGTATGAGGCTTATAAATTGTTAAAAGAGTCTTTCCCTCCATTAATGGACAAACGCTTGTCTGCGGACGAAGAAGAGGCTATCAAGCAAATTATTTTGGCCCATAAAACAAGATTTATTGAATTTCATGATTTTCGCTCGAGACGGGCAGGCGCAGAAGAATATATTGATTTTCATTTAGTCGTATCTTCTTCGATGACGATTGAAAGTGCTCATTCGCTATGTGACGAAATTGAGGCAGAGATTATGAATTTTTATGCTAAAGCGGAAGTTCTTATCCACTTAGAGCCGGAAGAAGAACGGGTCCTTACCAGAATTTAA
- the gcvH gene encoding glycine cleavage system protein GcvH, which translates to MSLPKDLLYTEEHEWVKADDGSYVIGITDFAQDQLGDIVFVELPEVGDTVTKGDSIGSIESVKTVSDFYAPVTGKVVAVNETLEDEPELINSNPYDTGWILKLEEVEEADVKALLSSDDYEKVLD; encoded by the coding sequence ATGAGTTTACCAAAAGACTTATTGTACACAGAAGAACACGAATGGGTGAAAGCAGACGATGGTAGTTATGTTATTGGAATTACGGACTTTGCTCAAGATCAATTAGGGGATATCGTATTTGTTGAATTGCCAGAGGTTGGCGACACTGTAACAAAAGGTGACTCCATCGGTAGCATTGAATCTGTAAAAACAGTATCTGATTTTTACGCACCAGTAACTGGTAAAGTAGTTGCTGTTAACGAAACATTAGAAGATGAACCAGAATTAATTAATAGCAATCCATACGATACAGGCTGGATTTTAAAACTTGAAGAAGTAGAAGAAGCGGATGTAAAGGCTCTTTTATCAAGTGACGATTACGAAAAAGTATTAGATTAA
- the cesR gene encoding response regulator CesR — MTTSILIADDDKEIVDLVKLYLQNEGYTIYQAYDGAEVWRLVQEKQPTLVILDIMMPEMNGLEVCRLMRDNGILTPILMLSAKAEDNDKIMGLLTGADDYMVKPFNPLELSVRVKAILRRMQQMSQAEPVSQDKVIIGPIVVDRGLHVVTVGGKELHLTTSEFDILFLLASEPGRVFSSEYIFEKIWQEKALGASKTVMVHISNLRDKLREAMGGENVIKTIWGVGYKIEI, encoded by the coding sequence ATGACAACTTCTATTTTAATTGCTGATGATGACAAAGAAATTGTTGATTTAGTAAAATTATATTTACAAAATGAAGGATATACGATTTATCAAGCTTATGATGGTGCGGAAGTATGGCGTTTAGTTCAAGAAAAACAGCCAACTTTAGTGATATTAGATATTATGATGCCTGAAATGAACGGCTTAGAAGTATGCCGATTAATGAGAGATAATGGGATTTTGACTCCCATCCTAATGCTTAGTGCCAAGGCTGAAGACAACGACAAAATCATGGGTCTTTTAACAGGTGCCGACGATTATATGGTCAAACCATTCAACCCATTAGAGCTTTCCGTACGTGTGAAAGCAATTCTAAGAAGAATGCAGCAAATGAGCCAAGCAGAGCCTGTTAGCCAAGATAAAGTAATTATTGGACCGATAGTTGTTGACCGCGGACTTCATGTTGTAACGGTTGGTGGCAAAGAACTTCATTTGACGACTTCTGAATTTGATATTTTATTTTTACTAGCGAGTGAGCCAGGGCGCGTTTTTAGTTCAGAATATATTTTTGAGAAGATTTGGCAAGAAAAGGCCCTTGGAGCGAGTAAGACAGTAATGGTCCATATTAGTAATTTGCGTGATAAGTTACGCGAGGCTATGGGTGGAGAAAATGTGATTAAGACTATTTGGGGAGTAGGGTACAAAATTGAAATCTAA
- the cesK gene encoding histidine kinase CesK: protein MKSKLELLFTKISHVMNVWQATFFAAVSWVLALITIQTIYLWSISIRDDSLFLREVSQAIVQLFGTNKYTRIMQSFWMMSLKFLIIFLIACLFFAFFYRLMRQRILKKQLRTINFALNDGKPVDTESFVPEIQELERNIENMRERQKKLMQQEEQAQQARNDLITNVSHDLRTPLTSILGYLSYIHEDRYRDEIELRYYTELVYGKARHLHKLIDDLFSYTRLDSVDYQLKKDELDIVELLRQLVAEYDGRAAERNMQIVEHFDANKLIIGGDGNQIMRLFENLFSNALRYGEGNKQIDVSAKKEDNMAVVRVTNYGEEIPNVDLPYLFERFYKVDKNRTTTGTGLGLAIAKSIVEKHGGIVTAESKKRQTSFIVKLPLI from the coding sequence TTGAAATCTAAACTGGAACTGTTGTTTACGAAAATTAGCCATGTGATGAATGTTTGGCAGGCGACTTTTTTTGCAGCTGTTTCTTGGGTTTTGGCGTTGATTACCATCCAAACTATTTATTTATGGAGCATTTCCATTCGGGATGATTCTTTGTTTTTACGGGAAGTGTCGCAGGCTATTGTTCAATTATTTGGAACGAATAAATATACGCGAATCATGCAATCTTTTTGGATGATGTCGCTAAAATTTCTGATTATCTTTTTAATAGCTTGTCTATTCTTTGCTTTTTTCTATCGTTTGATGCGCCAAAGAATTTTGAAAAAACAACTGCGTACGATTAATTTTGCGCTTAACGACGGGAAGCCAGTTGATACAGAAAGTTTTGTACCGGAAATTCAAGAACTGGAACGTAACATCGAAAATATGCGGGAACGGCAGAAAAAATTAATGCAGCAGGAAGAACAGGCCCAGCAAGCCAGAAATGATTTGATTACGAATGTTTCGCATGATTTGCGGACACCACTTACATCCATTTTAGGCTATTTAAGTTATATACATGAAGACCGTTATCGTGATGAAATTGAGCTGCGTTATTACACCGAGCTTGTGTACGGGAAAGCACGTCATTTGCACAAACTTATTGATGATTTGTTTTCTTATACAAGGCTCGATAGCGTGGATTACCAATTAAAGAAAGATGAGTTAGACATTGTTGAGTTGCTTCGACAATTAGTGGCCGAATACGACGGACGAGCTGCAGAACGAAATATGCAGATTGTCGAACATTTTGATGCGAACAAACTAATTATTGGCGGCGATGGCAACCAAATCATGCGCTTGTTTGAGAATTTATTTTCGAACGCCCTTAGATATGGAGAAGGCAATAAACAAATTGATGTTAGTGCTAAGAAAGAAGACAATATGGCCGTTGTGCGCGTGACGAATTATGGTGAAGAGATTCCTAATGTCGATTTACCTTACTTGTTCGAACGTTTTTACAAAGTAGATAAAAATCGGACGACGACTGGAACAGGCTTAGGCCTTGCGATTGCTAAATCTATTGTTGAAAAACACGGCGGAATTGTTACTGCAGAAAGTAAAAAACGCCAAACCAGTTTTATCGTCAAACTGCCACTAATTTAA
- a CDS encoding thioredoxin family protein, whose protein sequence is MRTAQKKGEDFVVFFFTPMCGSCQIASRLVDVVIEADGIQTEVAKVNLNYVPDIAQSLEITSVPALVKFKNGQPADLSYQLHDATAIFEFLYSE, encoded by the coding sequence TTGCGGACGGCGCAAAAAAAAGGTGAGGACTTCGTTGTTTTCTTTTTTACTCCAATGTGTGGTAGCTGCCAAATAGCAAGCCGCCTTGTGGACGTGGTTATAGAAGCAGACGGGATTCAGACGGAAGTTGCAAAAGTAAATTTGAATTATGTACCTGATATTGCGCAAAGTCTTGAAATCACATCAGTACCGGCTCTAGTTAAATTTAAGAACGGTCAACCGGCCGATTTAAGCTATCAATTACATGATGCAACGGCCATTTTTGAATTCCTGTATAGTGAGTGA
- a CDS encoding arsenate reductase family protein — protein sequence MINFYWYPKCSTCKKAKAWLENEHVDFNEVDIKTETPTAEELQQWHEASGLPVRRFFNTSGIKYRELGLKDKLDTLSPEEAYKLLASDGMLIKRPLTTNGKEVTLGFKEEEFEATWK from the coding sequence ATGATTAATTTTTATTGGTATCCAAAATGTAGCACCTGTAAGAAAGCAAAAGCATGGCTTGAAAATGAGCATGTTGATTTTAATGAAGTAGACATTAAAACTGAAACGCCAACTGCCGAAGAGTTACAACAGTGGCATGAAGCTAGTGGGCTTCCAGTCCGCCGTTTCTTTAACACAAGTGGTATTAAATACCGCGAACTTGGACTGAAAGATAAATTAGATACACTTTCGCCGGAAGAAGCTTATAAGTTACTTGCATCAGACGGTATGCTAATCAAACGCCCACTAACTACGAATGGCAAAGAAGTGACGCTTGGTTTCAAAGAAGAAGAATTTGAAGCAACTTGGAAATAG